TACTTCACTAAATTACCTATTGAACATGTCTTCCGAGTCACTGTATTCGGTTTCCTGTTCTTTAAATTGGCCAATGACATAGTCAAATCCCCCACCTGATGTTGGTATAATCACGGTTTTGGACAATAAGGTATAATCACTATCGATATTTGTGGCATCTGCTTGTTGCTGCAACAATAGAGCAAGCTCAAGTTCCACCTCCACTTCACCCATTGCTGGTCGTTCATCAGCTTCATTTTTTATGCATCTTAAGGCTATATCTATAAACACTTGCCAACACTCTGCTGCTATCTCTCCTTTGATTTTCGGATCAATATTCTCCTCAACACACTTCTCCAGTAGTTCTTTTTCTATTCCAAAATAAACCCGTTCAAAAATTCTTCTTACCCCCACAACTTCCAGTAGAGTCATACCAAATGCGTAAACATCCCATTTATCTGTGATAGTATCGGACGTAAAGGACTCAATAGGTAAGTAGCCGTAAGTACCTGAAAAGTGAAAGTATCATTAGCTTTGTTCAGTTTAATTGACAAAAATTCATTGCAGTGCCAGTAACTAAGTAAGCTCAATAAAACCGACAATTATTCTCTGTAGCAGCATATAATCATAAGATATATTACGTTGCAATAACATAGTAATGGAACAATTACCTGCAAAATCCGTTTTTATTGGTTTTGGCTTTTCCTTGAAATGTGCTCCCAATATGCTGAAGCTGAAACCTGAGAGTTTTGGGTGCATGTTGTCGTCCAAAAGAATTTTACTAGGTTTGATGTCATGGTGAATGATGGTGCGCTTGAGTCCTGCATGAAGGTGGTGTAGTCCACGCGCTGCTCCTACGCAAATCTCTAACCTTTTTTTCCATGGCAGTGCTTCTCTAACATCACTTCCCAGGTGTTGATCCAGAGATCCATTGGACATGTACTCGTACACAACAATACTCTCTGTTTTGTGCTTGCAAAATCCTACAATAGACACACAATTAGGGTGATGAAGCTGACACAGTAATTCTACTTCTCTTTTAAACCCTTCACTGCCTTGCACGTGAAATCGCTTCACTGCGACTGCGTAATAAGAACCATCGTTATGTCGGAGACAACCTTTGAATACCTTACCACATGCTCCATCTCTAATTACTCTGTTATCATCAAAATTGTTGGTTGATTTCTGAATATCAGCAAGAGAAAAATGACGGCACAACTCTTCTATTACTGTTGGATATTGTCTCCCCGATGAACTTGACTCACCAAAACATTTTAGAAACATTTTTTGATTTCTTGGCACAGAGATTGAACTGAGTGCCTAATTAGTACCCACACCCATGGTTACGTTTTAAAATTCTTGCTAAACACAACATCTTTATTAATTTGGAACAATTTTTTAATGTACTGATTAAcatcaaatgaaaaatatggACAACTTTTGTTGTTTCATCATTGAAGGTGGTGGGTGGGTCAGTGGGACTGTCAAGATACGATAAGgtgtttgtgtttttctttcctttttcaaaagttaaagtGAAGCACAGCATAATTGCTTCAAACATATACTCCCCTCTgcaacacagaaaaaaaaaatcttatattaattttttctctaGTTATTCTtcagtgtttttattttttatagcattcttttagttgttttttgattaatgattaattttttcagaattttttttaattattttaaagtccATTTTGGAAATATTTGAAAGGTAGGAATGTATTAGGAACTGTGATATTCTTTGAGAAATGGTGTAGTGTGATATTTCCTTtgagaatttaataaaatataagtatgttttattgatttacatgagttttaattttatcccatatattttttcttttttcttttttgatatatttttatttaaaaataacataattattgaATATCATATTGTGATGGTGATAATTTCTAGAATAATGACttttatgtagaaaataatatgtatattttacgcaaaatacataaatgataaattatgttagaaatatttaatataatttaataaataaataaataattgtactGTTACTCAATTCTTTATAGTATATAGTTTTATAGCTGAATTTATTTATCCATTATAACGGTTTGAGCTTTATTACTAATTACTCTTTTATTCAATGagatttattatgatttatttatattctactCCATTTTATGAGGAAAAGAGACAACAAATAAGTATCTTTAACAATATTTTGAAGTACCaaaatgtttattatatattaccaaataactcttaaataataataaattttagcgactaaatattgttaattaatatgttaataaatttagatattaatttataaaataaaaaattatttgttattaaaataataattattataaataaataaagcataattaatcgttaaattgatcattaattaattataaactaatttttttagtagtcaAAACATTAGTAGTTAAtgtttagtgactaatttataaactgaTTTATTTGATAGTCAAAATCTTGATATCTAACGTTTAGAGACTAATTGTAATTTTTCGattcataatagtgattattttggtaactaataatattttattttgtaaattattcattatagtgactaataagtttttgtcataaaaattaattattaatgagagatttttttgtaatgataaatatataaaaaaataatttagagtgtcaaatatataaaatatattaaaatttaagaaataatattttacttatatattattttttatataaaaaaattttgggtACCTTAAGAAATTATTCTATCATCTTTTTGGAGACTAACAATCAATCAAACTTGAAAGTACTTTaagagattttttattttcattcaacgAGAAAGTATAACATTAAGAACAATCTTCCACcgtaaaaaacataaagaagaaaccAATAATTGCAAATAGAGAATCCCTGCATAGAATATCTTAGAAAAATGAGCAGTCTACTGATCAATTTTCATCACAATATTaaccataaaataatatagacaATGTAATCGAAAAAAAGTACTAAGACCAATTAACATTTTGGATTTCCTTTTGgtttttattattctaaaaagcTCCAATTTTAATCAACCCTTTTTAAcacctttttttattattcaaccCTTTATATATCTTCTGTTTATATAAGAATCCAAATTTCTTACTGGATTTTTTGTGCTGTTTTATATTAAGCGTTAAAAATATActtgacattttaaatatttttctaatatattttaaaata
This region of Vigna unguiculata cultivar IT97K-499-35 chromosome 5, ASM411807v1, whole genome shotgun sequence genomic DNA includes:
- the LOC114185219 gene encoding receptor-like protein kinase FERONIA, with the protein product MFLKCFGESSSSGRQYPTVIEELCRHFSLADIQKSTNNFDDNRVIRDGACGKVFKGCLRHNDGSYYAVAVKRFHVQGSEGFKREVELLCQLHHPNCVSIVGFCKHKTESIVVYEYMSNGSLDQHLGSDVREALPWKKRLEICVGAARGLHHLHAGLKRTIIHHDIKPSKILLDDNMHPKLSGFSFSILGAHFKEKPKPIKTDFAGTYGYLPIESFTSDTITDKWDVYAFGMTLLEVVGVRRIFERVYFGIEKELLEKCVEENIDPKIKGEIAAECWQVFIDIALRCIKNEADERPAMGEVEVELELALLLQQQADATNIDSDYTLLSKTVIIPTSGGGFDYVIGQFKEQETEYSDSEDMFNR